The following proteins are encoded in a genomic region of Brachypodium distachyon strain Bd21 chromosome 1, Brachypodium_distachyon_v3.0, whole genome shotgun sequence:
- the LOC100824529 gene encoding nodulation-signaling pathway 2 protein, with amino-acid sequence MGLYAWNALSPVADWGPFCSDDGGQDLHGLIESMLSDDALVGADPASSLFHQAGPCYSNGSDPSSTTTTNPGTPVYDDPAQAQAECSPEKGLRLLHLLMAAAEALSGPHKSRELARVILVRLKDMVSSTSDAAASNMERLAAHFTDALQGLLDGSHPLSGAGKQAAAMAAAASSSSLHHHHYNASDVLTAFQMLQDMSPYMKFGHFTANQAILEAVAGDRRVHVVDYDLAEGIQWASLMQAMTSRPDGVSPPHLRITAVTRGGGGGARAVQEAGRRLAAFAGSIGQPFSFGHCRLDSDERFRPATVRMVKGETLVANCILHQAAATTTVRRPTGSVASFLTGMAALGAKVVTVVEEEGEASSEKESDEKEEGAAGGFVARFMEELHRYSAVWDSLEAGFPTQSRVRGLVERVILGPNIAGAVSRAYRGGMDGGRGGWGEWMRGSGFKAVPLSCFNHSQARLLLGLFNDGYTVEETRPNKIVLGWKARRLLSASVWAPPPLSVPSSPAEAVFQPIGMAMAPAASGFGRMEFDFIDSFLVEPAYALV; translated from the coding sequence ATGGGCCTGTACGCGTGGAATGCGCTGTCCCCGGTCGCCGACTGGGGTCCCTTCTGCTCCGACGACGGCGGCCAGGACCTTCACGGCCTCATCGAGTCCATGCTCTCCGACGACgcgctcgtcggcgccgacccGGCCAGCAGCCTGTTCCACCAGGCCGGCCCGTGCTACTCCAACGGGTCCGACCCAAGCAGCACCACGACAACGAACCCTGGCACCCCAGTGTACGACGACCCGGCTCAGGCGCAGGCGGAGTGCAGCCCCGAGAAGGGGCTCCGGCTGCTGCACCTgctgatggcggccgccgaggCGCTGTCCGGCCCGCACAAGAGCCGGGAGCTGGCACGGGTGATATTGGTTCGGCTCAAGGACATGGTCTCCAGTAccagcgacgccgccgcctccaacaTGGAGCGCCTCGCCGCGCACTTCACCGACGCGCTCCAGGGCCTCCTCGACGGCTCCCACCccctctccggcgccggcaagcaggccgccgccatggccgccgccgcgtcttcttcttccctccaccaccaccactacAACGCCAGCGACGTGCTCACGGCGTTCCAGATGCTCCAGGACATGTCCCCCTACATGAAGTTCGGCCACTTCACGGCCAACCAGGCCATCCTGGAGGCCGTGGCGGGCGACCGCCGCGTGCACGTCGTCGACTACGACCTAGCCGAGGGCATCCAGTGGGCGTCGCTGATGCAGGCCATGACGTCGCGCCCGGACGGCGTGTCCCCGCCCCACCTGCGCATCACGGCCGTCAcacgaggcggcggtggcggggcgCGGGCTGTCCAGGAAGCCGGGCGGCGTCTCGCGGCCTTCGCGGGGTCCATTGGGCAGCCCTTCTCGTTCGGGCATTGCCGGCTCGACTCGGACGAGCGGTTCAGGCCGGCGACGGTGCGGATGGTGAAAGGGGAGACGCTCGTGGCCAACTGCATCCTCCACCAGGCCGCGGCCACGACCACGGTCAGGCGGCCCACGGGGTCCGTGGCGTCGTTCCTGACCGGCATGGCCGCGCTCGGGGCCAAGGTGGTGACCgtcgtggaggaggaaggggaggcaTCATCGGAGAAGGAGTCGgacgagaaggaagagggcgcggcgggcgggTTCGTGGCGCGGTTCATGGAGGAGCTGCACCGGTACTCGGCGGTGTGGGACTCGCTGGAGGCCGGGTTCCCGACGCAGAGCCGGGTGCGGGGACTCGTGGAGCGGGTCATCCTGGGGCCCAACATCGCGGGCGCCGTGAGCCGCGCCTACCGAGGAGGGATGGACGGCGGCAGGGGCGGGTGGGGCGAGTGGATGCGGGGGAGCGGCTTCAAGGCCGTGCCGCTCAGCTGCTTCAACCACAGCCAGGCCAGGCTGCTCCTCGGCCTCTTCAACGACGGCTACACCGTGGAGGAGACCAGGCCCAACAAGATCGTGCTCGGGTGGAAGGCCCGCCGCCTGCTCTCGGCGTCCGtgtgggcgccgccgccgctgtccgTGCCGTCGTCGCCCGCGGAAGCCGTGTTCCAGCCCATTGGGATggcgatggcgccggcggcaagcgGCTTTGGCCGGATGGAGTTCGATTTCATTGACTCCTTCCTCGTAGAGCCTGCTTACGCGCTAGTCTGA
- the LOC100836306 gene encoding ethylene-responsive transcription factor ERF014 — MVKNYPSSSRCDGAAAAGSGAAAAALCVSGSRLQPAAAVSSRQYKGVRMRSWGSWVSEIRAPHQKRRIWLGSYATPEAAARAYDAALLCLKGSHAVLNFPSSSSSSSEYSVADDLSTRSIQRAAAAAAAAFEATRVVVEDSCSSSGAEATTVTTATSAASSTLGSAANVRHATTPSSSSSAAASENGSPDQGDEEDRLWTELVDGFVSSPKLMDLVAAGHGTPFSSSSWDQEPEEDGEMMRLWSFC, encoded by the coding sequence ATGGTGAAGAACTAcccgagcagcagcaggtgcgacggcgctgcggcggcagggagcggtgctgccgcggcagcgtTGTGCGTCAGCGGGAGCAGgctgcagccggcggcggcggtgagcaGCAGGCAGTACAAGGGCGTGCGGATGCGGAGCTGGGGGTCGTGGGTGTCGGAGATCCGGGCGCCGCACCAGAAGCGCCGGATCTGGCTCGGCTCCTACGCCACCCCGGAGGCCGCGGCACGCGCCTACGACGCCGCTCTCCTCTGCCTCAAGGGCTCCCACGCCGTCCTCaacttcccttcctcttcctcctcatcatcggAGTACTCGGTGGCCGACGACTTGTCCACGAGGTCCATccagcgcgcggccgccgccgctgccgcggcctTCGAGGCCACCCGGGTCGTCGTCGAGGACAGCTGCTCTTCCTCCGGCGCCGAGGCGACGACAGTCACGACAGCCACCTCGGCGGCGTCGTCCACGCTGGGGAGCGCCGCCAACGTACGGCACGCGacgacgccgtcgtcgtcgtcgtctgccGCGGCCAGCGAGAATGGATCCCCGGATcagggagacgaggaggaccGGCTGTGGACGGAGCTGGTGGACGGGTTCGTATCGTCCCCCAAGCTCATGGATCTCGTCGCCGCGGGCCACGGCACGCCGTTCTCGTCGTCCAGCTGGGATCAGGAGCccgaggaggacggcgagaTGATGAGGCTGTGGAGCTTCTGCTAG
- the LOC100836925 gene encoding vacuolar protein sorting-associated protein 9A isoform X1 has protein sequence MEGGGGGDAFGSSTAPLAWHDFLERMRQPSASEFVKSIKGFIVTFSNRAPDPERDSAAVQEFLENMEGAFRAHTPWAGSSEEELESAGEGLEKYVMTKLFNRVFASVPEDVKSDEELFEKMSLLQQFVRPENLDIKPEYQNETSWLLAQKELQKINMYKAPRDKLACILNCCKVINNLLMNASHMSNDNAPGADEFLPVLIYVTLKANPPQLHSNLLYIQRYRSQSRLVSEAQYFFTNILSAESFIWNIDAESLSMDERDFQKKMDLARERLLGLSVSSENQDNHTNLDVREHRSQILKASGNSDVHIYLKDHVQGPGHDIKRVSDVSSKPVERVQSISDLDKKGQSISDLEKKGATELLKDDDLSKIFQEYPFLFARAGDLTVADVGSLLNSYKQLVLRYVALSQGMGVNPEVPLVQSMHTASDVLASEEPENVSNVVNNSEISEGSSKTCDDIKNVNLDPEVGNVSTQQTAVDPRDDQKTLKAEASDKSEHE, from the exons atggagggcggcggcggtggcgacgccTTCGGGTCCTCGACGGCGCCGCTGGCCTGGCACGACTTCCTCGAGCGCATGCGCCAACCGTCCGCCTCCGAATTCGTCAAGTCCATCAAGGG CTTTATCGTAACATTCTCAAACAGAGCTCCTGATCCAGAGAGAGATAGTGCAGCTGTTCAAGAGTTCCTTGAAAATATGGAAGGTGCTTTCAGAGCCCACACCCCTTGGGCTGGAAGTTCTGAAGAAGAACTAGAGAGTGCCGGTGAG GGCCTTGAGAAGTATGTTATGACAAAGCTGTTTAATCGGGTATTTGCTTCTGTCCCGGAAGACGTGAAGAGTGACGAAGAACTTTTTGAGAAGATGTCTTTGCTGCAGCAGTTTGTACGGCCTGAAAACTTGGATATAAAACCAGAATATCAGAATGAAACATCATGGCTG CTTGCGCAGAAGGAGCTACAGAAGATAAATATGTATAAGGCTCCAAGGGATAAGCTTGCTTGCATCCTGAACTGTTGTAAAGTCATCAATAACTTACTTATGAATGCTTCTCATATGTCAAATGATAACGCCCCTGGAGCTGATGAATTCCTTCCAGTCCTCATCTATGTCACCTTAAAG GCTAATCCTCCACAGTTACACTCAAATCTGTTATATATACAACGATATAGGAGCCAATCACGACTGGTGTCAGAGgctcaatatttttttacaaatatCCTATCTGCTGAGTCTTTCATCTGGAACATAGATGCGGAATCATTATCCATGGATGAACGCGATTTCCAAAAGAAGATGGATTTGGCAAGGGAACGGTTACTAGGGTTATCAGTTAGCTCAGAAAACCAGGATAATCATACCAATCTTGATGTGCGGGAGCATAGATCACAAATACTGAAAGCTAGTGGGAATTCTGATGTTCACATATATTTGAAAGATCATGTCCAAGGCCCAGGTCATGACATTAAAAGGGTAAGTGACGTGAGCAGTAAACCAGTTGAGCGGGTGCAATCTATCTCTGATTTAGATAAGAAAGGTCAATCTATCTCTGATTTAGAGAAGAAAGGAGCCACAGAGCTTCTCAAGGATGATGACTTGAGCAAAATATTCCAGGAATACCCATTCCTATTTGCCCGTGCTGGTGATCTGACAGTTGCTGATGTAGGGAGCCTGTTAAACTCTTACAAGCAATTAGTGCTTAGGTACGTAGCACTTTCTCAAGGAATGGGTGTCAATCCTGAAGTCCCTCTCGTTCAGAGCATGCACACTGCATCTGATGTTCTCGCGTCCGAGGAGCCTGAGAACGTGAGTAATGTGGTAAATAATAGTGAGATCAGTGAAGGAAGCAGCAAAACTTGTGATGACATTAAAAATGTAAATCTTGATCCAGAAGTAGGCAACGTTAGTACTCAACAGACTGCTGTTGATCCAAGGGATGATCAGAAGACACTGAAAGCTGAAGCATCAGACAAGTCAGAGCATGAATGA
- the LOC100836925 gene encoding vacuolar protein sorting-associated protein 9A isoform X2, with translation MTKLFNRVFASVPEDVKSDEELFEKMSLLQQFVRPENLDIKPEYQNETSWLLAQKELQKINMYKAPRDKLACILNCCKVINNLLMNASHMSNDNAPGADEFLPVLIYVTLKANPPQLHSNLLYIQRYRSQSRLVSEAQYFFTNILSAESFIWNIDAESLSMDERDFQKKMDLARERLLGLSVSSENQDNHTNLDVREHRSQILKASGNSDVHIYLKDHVQGPGHDIKRVSDVSSKPVERVQSISDLDKKGQSISDLEKKGATELLKDDDLSKIFQEYPFLFARAGDLTVADVGSLLNSYKQLVLRYVALSQGMGVNPEVPLVQSMHTASDVLASEEPENVSNVVNNSEISEGSSKTCDDIKNVNLDPEVGNVSTQQTAVDPRDDQKTLKAEASDKSEHE, from the exons ATGACAAAGCTGTTTAATCGGGTATTTGCTTCTGTCCCGGAAGACGTGAAGAGTGACGAAGAACTTTTTGAGAAGATGTCTTTGCTGCAGCAGTTTGTACGGCCTGAAAACTTGGATATAAAACCAGAATATCAGAATGAAACATCATGGCTG CTTGCGCAGAAGGAGCTACAGAAGATAAATATGTATAAGGCTCCAAGGGATAAGCTTGCTTGCATCCTGAACTGTTGTAAAGTCATCAATAACTTACTTATGAATGCTTCTCATATGTCAAATGATAACGCCCCTGGAGCTGATGAATTCCTTCCAGTCCTCATCTATGTCACCTTAAAG GCTAATCCTCCACAGTTACACTCAAATCTGTTATATATACAACGATATAGGAGCCAATCACGACTGGTGTCAGAGgctcaatatttttttacaaatatCCTATCTGCTGAGTCTTTCATCTGGAACATAGATGCGGAATCATTATCCATGGATGAACGCGATTTCCAAAAGAAGATGGATTTGGCAAGGGAACGGTTACTAGGGTTATCAGTTAGCTCAGAAAACCAGGATAATCATACCAATCTTGATGTGCGGGAGCATAGATCACAAATACTGAAAGCTAGTGGGAATTCTGATGTTCACATATATTTGAAAGATCATGTCCAAGGCCCAGGTCATGACATTAAAAGGGTAAGTGACGTGAGCAGTAAACCAGTTGAGCGGGTGCAATCTATCTCTGATTTAGATAAGAAAGGTCAATCTATCTCTGATTTAGAGAAGAAAGGAGCCACAGAGCTTCTCAAGGATGATGACTTGAGCAAAATATTCCAGGAATACCCATTCCTATTTGCCCGTGCTGGTGATCTGACAGTTGCTGATGTAGGGAGCCTGTTAAACTCTTACAAGCAATTAGTGCTTAGGTACGTAGCACTTTCTCAAGGAATGGGTGTCAATCCTGAAGTCCCTCTCGTTCAGAGCATGCACACTGCATCTGATGTTCTCGCGTCCGAGGAGCCTGAGAACGTGAGTAATGTGGTAAATAATAGTGAGATCAGTGAAGGAAGCAGCAAAACTTGTGATGACATTAAAAATGTAAATCTTGATCCAGAAGTAGGCAACGTTAGTACTCAACAGACTGCTGTTGATCCAAGGGATGATCAGAAGACACTGAAAGCTGAAGCATCAGACAAGTCAGAGCATGAATGA
- the LOC104581815 gene encoding G-type lectin S-receptor-like serine/threonine-protein kinase At2g19130, whose translation MSSWRKFPLLFFLQCMSVLCLGFSVAATDTLSVGESLTGNRTLVSKGRKFELGFFSPPTDNSGYYVGIWYKQIPGRTVIWVMNRDCPVSDPSSAELTVAPDRSLVLLLNGNRSKKPIWSSTSKKINYTVLRTSNDESVVVAVLLDTGNLVLRNTLEENIWQSFEHPTDTLVPGGRVGLKKRTGAYQALVSWRSAVDPSTGLYMDRVDPHGSGQYAFMWNGTTVYHNLGAWNGQRFTSVPEMGISTRYKYISVDNDEEVRFSFQVADPPTVSRIVMSPHGQLTMFVWSDEPGQWLLHWATPTSPCDVYSVCGPFGLCDVASSQYCRCLPGFGAGSSSPGDWSCGCARKTSLHCGNGDNASSSTDGFLPVRNVKLPTNSSYFSKAGAGSPGDCELACLSNCSCTAYAFKDGCLVWGDGLRNVQQLPDGDATASTLFLRVAAADLAVASNHDGFYSVSSVALLSTLCFFLVVAWRRRRAKTVGHDGSLLVFSHGTLARCTKNYSHKLGMGSFGSVYKGMLSDHTAVAVKRLELGSAAQGEKQFRAEVRTLGTIQHVNLVRLRGFSATKHERLLVYDYMPNGSLASALSGPSFGLLDWSTRFGIMAGVARGLAYLHEQCQERILHCDVKPENILLDAAFCPKVADFGMAKLIGRDFSRVLTTARGTVGYLAPEWILGLPVTAKADVYSYGMTLLELISGRRNRDAGAGRGVGHFPLWAATKAAEGRFLALLDERLAGRADMEELGRACNAACWCIQESEAVRPAMGQVVQVLEGSLTVGAAPVPRYLELFCAEDSRML comes from the coding sequence ATGAGTTCTTGGCGCAAATTCCCTCTGCTGTTCTTCCTCCAGTGCATGTCCGTTCTGTGCCTGGGCTTCTCTGTCGCGGCAACGGACACGCTCTCCGTGGGAGAATCTCTCACCGGGAACCGGACGCTGGTGTCGAAGGGACGCAAGTTCGAGCTGGGCTTCTTCTCCCCGCCGACAGACAATTCCGGATACTACGTCGGCATATGGTACAAGCAAATCCCGGGGCGGACGGTCATCTGGGTGATGAACAGGGATTGCCCGGTCTCTGACCCATCGTCCGCAGAGCTCACGGTGGCTCCGGATCGCAGCCTCGTCCTCCTTCTAAACGGGAATCGTTCCAAGAAGCCAATCTGGTCGTCGACGTCCAAGAAGATCAATTAtacagtactccgtactagcaACGACGAGTCCGTCGTGGTGGCGGTGCTTCTGGACACCGGGAACCTGGTTCTGCGCAACACGTTGGAGGAGAACATCTGGCAGAGCTTCGAGCACCCGACCGACACTCTCGTGCCGGGCGGCCGGGTCGGGCTGAAGAAGCGCACCGGCGCTTACCAGGCACTCGTGTCATGGAGGAGCGCCGTGGATCCATCCACGGGGTTGTACATGGACCGTGTCGACCCGCACGGCTCCGGCCAGTACGCCTTCATGTGGAACGGCACGACCGTGTACCACAACCTCGGCGCCTGGAACGGGCAGCGCTTCACCTCCGTGCCTGAGATGGGCATATCGACGAGGTACAAGTACATATCCGTCGACAACGACGAGGAGGTCCGCTTCTCCTTTCAGGTGGCTGATCCACCCACCGTGTCGAGGATTGTCATGAGCCCGCACGGGCAGCTCACCATGTTCGTCTGGTCCGACGAACCCGGGCAGTGGTTGCTGCACTGGGCGACGCCCACGTCGCCGTGCGACGTGTACTCCGTGTGCGGGCCCTTCGGCCTGTGCGACGTGGCCAGCTCGCAGTACTGCCGGTGCTTGCCGGGGTTCGGCGCCGGGTCGTCGTCGCCAGGGGATTGGAGCTGCGGCTGCGCGAGGAAAACAAGCTTGCACTGCGGCAATGgcgacaacgcatcatcatcAACCGATGGGTTCCTTCCAGTCCGAAATGTCAAGCTGCCCACCAACAGCAGCTATTTCTCCAAGGCCGGTGCAGGCAGCCCCGGGGATTGTGAGCTGGCTTGCTTGAGCAACTGCTCTTGCACGGCATATGCTTTCAAGGATGGCTGCTTGGTGTGGGGCGATGGTCTTAGGAACGTTCAGCAGCTCCCCGACGGCGACGCCACGGCTTCTACTCTGTTTCTTcgtgtcgccgccgccgaccttgCGGTGGCCAGTAATCATGACGGCTTCTACTCTGTTTCTTCAGTAGCTTTACTGTCGacgctctgcttcttcttaGTCGTCGCCTGGAGGCGCCGTCGAGCGAAAACTGTTGGGCATGACGGCTCACTTCTGGTGTTCAGCCACGGCACTCTAGCGCGGTGCACGAAGAACTACTCGCACAAACTTGGGATGGGGAGCTTCGGCTCCGTGTACAAAGGCATGCTCAGTGACCACACCGCGGTAGCCGTCAAGAGGCTCGAGCTGGGATCTGCTGCTCAGGGCGAGAAGCAGTTCCGAGCCGAGGTGAGGACTCTGGGGACGATCCAGCACGTCAATCTCGTGCGCCTCCGTGGGTTCAGCGCCACGAAGCACGAGCGGCTGCTGGTCTACGACTACATGCCCAACGGCTCGTTAGCCTCCGCCCTGTCGGGCCCGAGCTTCGGTCTGCTGGACTGGAGCACGAGGTTCGGGATCATGGCGGGGGTCGCCAGGGGCCTCGCCTACCTCCACGAGCAGTGCCAGGAGCGCATCTTGCACTGCGACGTGAAGCCGGAGAACATACTCCTCGACGCGGCCTTCTGCCCCAAGGTGGCCGACTTCGGCATGGCGAAGCTCATCGGGCGTGACTTCAGCCGCGTGCTGACCACGGCGCGGGGCACGGTGGGGTACTTGGCGCCGGAGTGGATCCTGGGCCTGCCCGTCACGGCCAAGGCGGACGTGTACAGCTACGGCATGACGCTGCTGGAGCTCATCTCCGGGCGGAGGAACCGGGACGCCGGAGCCGGGCGCGGAGTGGGGCACTTCCCGCTCTGGGCCGCGaccaaggccgccgaggggCGGTTCCTTGCGCTCCTGGACGAGAGGCTGGCGGGGCGCGCGGACATGGAGGAGCTGGGCCGGGCGTGCAACGCCGCGTGCTGGTGCATACAGGAGAGCGAGGCGGTGAGGCCGGCCATGGGGCAGGTGGTGCAGGTCCTGGAGGGGTCGCTCACGGTGGGCGCGGCGCCTGTGCCGAGATATCTTGAGCTGTTCTGTGCAGAGGATTCGCGGATGCTCTGA
- the LOC100824837 gene encoding uncharacterized protein LOC100824837 produces MTTQSNGDHHGNGPYSYPQRRPHYGGAPPSYGSSASFRGCCCCIFMLVIFLALLALAVALVVVLAVKPRKPQFDLNQVSVQYLLVAPPSPTASPSTAVPAAAYLSLNITLLFTAVNPNKVGIRYGATAFDVMYHGVPLGVAAVPGFEQPAHSTRLLQTRVIVDRFNVLQSDAQDLVRDAAMRDRVDLRITGDVAAKILVLGFSSPKVQVSVDCAIAISPMKQSVTYKQCGVDGLSV; encoded by the exons atgACGACCCAATCCAACGGCGACCACCACGGCAACGGCCCCTACTCCTACCCGCAGCGCCGCCCGCACTACGGGGGAGCCCCGCCCTCGTACGGCTCGTCGGCCTCCTtccgcggctgctgctgctgcatcttcATGCTCGTCATCTTCCTGGccctcctcgccctcgccgtcgcgcTCGTGGTCGTCCTCGCGGTCAAGCCCCGCAAGCCCCAGTTCGACCTCAACCAGGTCTCCGTCCAGtacctcctcgtcgccccgccgtccccgaccgcgTCGCCGTCCACCGCggtcccggccgccgcctaCCTCTCCCTCAACATCACCCTCCTCTTCACCGCCGTGAACCCCAACAAGGTCGGCATCCGGTACGGGGCCACGGCGTTCGACGTCATGTACCACGGGGTGCCGCTCGGGGTGGCGGCCGTCCCCGGGTTCGAGCAGCCCGCGCACAGCACCCGCCTGCTCCAGACCCGCGTCATCGTCGACCGCTTCAACGTGCTCCAGTCCGACGCCCAGGACCTCGTCCGCGACGCCGCCATGAGAGACCGCGTCGACCTCCGCATCACCGGCGACGTCGCCGCCAAGATCCTCGTGCTCGGCTTCTCCTCCCCAAAAGTCCAG GTGTCGGTGGATTGCGCGATCGCCATCAGTCCGATGAAGCAATCGGTAACATACAAGCAATGCGGCGTGGACGGGCTAAGCGTGTAG